One Pleurocapsa sp. PCC 7327 DNA segment encodes these proteins:
- the glgA gene encoding glycogen synthase GlgA — translation MYIVHIASECAPVIKAGGLGDVVYGLSRELEIRGHCVEIILPMYDCMRYDQIWGLHEAYRDLWVPWYGGAIHCTVFCGWVHGRLCFFIQPHSGDNFFNRGHYYGALDDHMRFAFFSKAALEFLLVSNKRPDIIHCHDWQTGLVPVMLFEIYKWHGMWNQRVCYTIHNFKHQGIAGADVLWATGLNNEPYYFSYDRLRDNFNDTAINFMKGGIVYSNFVNTVSPHHAWEARYSEVGCGLDHTLEIHHHKFGGILNGIDYNIWNPELDNYIPYHYSIDNFEEKAKNKKALRERLLLRDANKPLVCYIGRLDDQKGVHLVHHSIYYSLNRGAQFVLLGSPTESAIGSWFWHEKCHLNDNPDCHLELGFNEELAHLIYAGADIIVVPSNYEPCGLTQMIGLRYGTVPIVRGVGGLLNTVFDYDYDELHLPEERNGYVFFQPDNHALESALGRALELWYTSPKEFRQLAMQGMEYDYSWNHPGEKYLGVYEHIRHK, via the coding sequence GTGTATATCGTACATATAGCCTCTGAGTGCGCCCCGGTCATCAAAGCTGGAGGTTTAGGAGACGTTGTTTACGGACTCAGCAGGGAATTAGAAATTCGGGGTCACTGTGTCGAGATTATTCTCCCCATGTACGATTGCATGAGGTACGACCAGATTTGGGGACTCCACGAAGCCTACCGGGATCTGTGGGTGCCTTGGTATGGGGGCGCTATTCACTGTACCGTATTCTGTGGCTGGGTACACGGACGGCTCTGTTTCTTTATTCAACCTCACTCTGGGGATAATTTCTTCAACCGAGGTCACTACTATGGTGCTTTGGACGATCATATGCGCTTTGCCTTCTTTAGCAAAGCTGCTCTAGAGTTTCTGTTAGTCAGCAACAAGCGTCCCGATATCATCCATTGCCATGACTGGCAAACGGGTTTAGTCCCAGTCATGCTCTTCGAGATCTATAAATGGCATGGGATGTGGAACCAACGAGTTTGCTATACCATCCATAATTTCAAGCACCAAGGTATCGCAGGTGCAGACGTTCTTTGGGCAACGGGGCTGAACAACGAACCCTATTATTTTAGTTACGATCGCTTGCGGGATAACTTTAACGATACCGCAATTAACTTCATGAAAGGCGGCATCGTCTACTCCAATTTTGTCAACACCGTTTCGCCCCACCACGCCTGGGAAGCCCGCTACAGCGAGGTTGGCTGCGGTCTGGATCATACCTTAGAAATCCACCATCATAAATTCGGCGGCATTCTCAACGGCATCGATTATAACATCTGGAATCCGGAACTAGACAACTATATTCCCTACCACTACAGCATAGATAACTTCGAGGAAAAAGCCAAGAACAAAAAAGCCCTCCGAGAAAGGCTGTTGTTGCGCGATGCCAATAAGCCGTTAGTTTGTTACATCGGTCGGCTCGACGATCAAAAAGGCGTTCATCTCGTCCATCATTCAATCTACTACTCGCTCAACAGAGGAGCGCAGTTTGTCCTCTTGGGTTCGCCTACAGAATCGGCAATTGGCTCTTGGTTCTGGCACGAAAAATGCCACCTTAACGACAACCCAGACTGTCATTTAGAACTCGGTTTTAACGAAGAACTCGCCCACTTAATCTATGCGGGGGCAGATATTATCGTCGTCCCTAGCAACTACGAACCCTGCGGACTGACGCAGATGATTGGCTTGAGGTACGGCACCGTACCGATTGTCCGGGGAGTTGGCGGTTTGCTGAATACGGTGTTTGATTATGACTATGATGAATTGCACTTGCCAGAGGAACGCAACGGTTATGTATTCTTCCAACCGGACAATCATGCTCTGGAGTCGGCTTTGGGACGGGCACTTGAGCTATGGTATACCTCTCCCAAAGAATTCCGCCAACTTGCCATGCAGGGAATGGAGTATGACTACTCCTGGAATCATCCCGGCGAGAAATATTTAGGGGTTTACGAGCATATCCGACATAAGTGA
- a CDS encoding helix-turn-helix domain-containing protein: MSPRKLTDEDKQEILKLYRQTEETTSTLADRYGVSSSTISRFLKSHLSEAEYEDLIQQKRLARTPGKPIPLAASEEKAVEPVKTTPPRSEVAESFPPEDKAAPLQEWTISTPKAEEFFNSETVAPVGEVVALGEIIGEDLVGLDEDEDELEEEDYEDWEEEEVETAYTPSISPKVKIQVLPLSAAAFPKTCYLVIDRAAELITRPLKDFADLGKIPAEEFQQKTLPVFDNHRVARRFSNRSQRVIKVPDGHMLHKTSAYLQAKGITRLLMDGQIYSLSSS; this comes from the coding sequence ATGAGTCCCAGAAAATTGACTGACGAGGATAAACAAGAAATTCTTAAGCTTTATCGGCAAACGGAGGAGACTACCTCTACCTTAGCCGATCGCTATGGGGTGAGCAGCTCGACGATCAGTCGCTTCCTCAAAAGTCATTTATCTGAGGCAGAATACGAAGATCTGATCCAGCAAAAACGCTTGGCAAGAACGCCCGGAAAGCCAATCCCTCTCGCTGCTAGCGAAGAAAAAGCAGTCGAACCCGTCAAAACCACTCCTCCGCGCTCAGAGGTTGCGGAAAGCTTCCCCCCTGAAGATAAAGCGGCTCCTTTGCAAGAGTGGACGATTTCGACTCCAAAAGCCGAAGAATTCTTTAACAGTGAAACCGTTGCCCCTGTTGGCGAGGTAGTTGCTTTAGGAGAAATTATTGGAGAAGATTTAGTTGGTCTCGATGAAGATGAAGACGAGTTAGAAGAGGAAGACTACGAAGATTGGGAAGAGGAAGAAGTAGAGACAGCTTATACCCCATCCATTTCGCCTAAAGTTAAGATTCAAGTGTTACCTTTATCAGCAGCTGCGTTCCCAAAAACTTGTTATTTGGTGATCGATCGCGCTGCTGAGTTAATTACTCGACCCTTAAAAGATTTTGCCGACCTCGGTAAAATTCCAGCTGAAGAATTTCAGCAAAAAACGCTTCCCGTTTTTGATAATCATCGAGTGGCAAGACGTTTTTCTAATCGCTCTCAACGAGTTATTAAAGTTCCCGACGGTCACATGCTTCATAAAACTAGCGCCTATCTGCAAGCAAAAGGAATTACCCGTCTTTTGATGGACGGACAAATTTATTCTTTGTCCTCTTCCTAA
- the carA gene encoding glutamine-hydrolyzing carbamoyl-phosphate synthase small subunit yields the protein MPIAEAKPALLVLADGTSYRGWSFGATGTAVGEVVFNTGMTGYQEVLTDPSYCGQLVTFTYPELGNVGVNPEDEESNRPHVKAVIARNITYRPSNWRATKSLPDYLVEYDIPGIYGVDTRAITRKIRSVGAMNGSVSSEILDPQTLLRQVQAAPSMAGLNLVKEVTTREVYEWTNPTAPYWEFRPLNGDGDRETLTVVAIDFGIKRNILRRLASYGCRVIVVPADTTVEAILKYHPDGIFLSNGPGDPAANAEGIETTRALLELGMPTFGICMGHQILGLSLGAKTFKLKFGHRGLNQPAGLCQQVEITSQNHGFAVSADTLNPEVEITHLNLNDRTVAGLRHKSLPFFSVQYHPEASPGPHDADYLFEQFVKLMKEKRARSGDR from the coding sequence ATGCCAATTGCAGAGGCTAAGCCAGCCCTATTAGTTCTTGCCGACGGAACTTCCTATCGAGGATGGTCGTTCGGCGCTACGGGAACGGCAGTCGGAGAAGTGGTATTTAACACCGGAATGACTGGCTATCAGGAAGTGTTAACCGATCCCAGCTACTGCGGTCAACTCGTTACCTTTACCTACCCGGAGTTAGGTAACGTAGGAGTCAACCCGGAAGACGAAGAATCCAATCGCCCCCATGTCAAAGCCGTCATCGCTCGCAACATCACCTATCGCCCCAGTAACTGGCGGGCAACTAAATCCTTACCAGACTATCTCGTCGAATATGATATCCCTGGGATCTACGGCGTGGATACCCGTGCCATAACGCGCAAGATTCGCTCTGTCGGCGCGATGAATGGCAGCGTTTCCTCTGAAATTCTCGACCCTCAAACGTTATTGCGCCAGGTGCAGGCGGCGCCGAGTATGGCGGGATTGAATTTGGTTAAAGAAGTTACCACTCGAGAAGTCTACGAATGGACTAACCCAACCGCTCCCTATTGGGAGTTTCGTCCCCTTAATGGCGATGGAGACAGAGAAACCCTGACGGTCGTCGCGATAGATTTCGGCATCAAACGAAATATTCTGCGCCGTTTGGCCAGTTATGGCTGTCGCGTCATCGTCGTTCCCGCCGATACAACCGTAGAAGCAATCCTCAAATACCATCCCGATGGCATTTTCCTCTCCAACGGTCCCGGAGATCCGGCAGCAAATGCCGAGGGAATTGAAACGACCAGAGCGCTTCTAGAATTAGGTATGCCTACCTTTGGCATTTGTATGGGACACCAAATTTTGGGGTTATCTCTAGGGGCAAAAACCTTTAAGCTGAAGTTTGGACATCGGGGATTGAATCAACCGGCGGGTTTGTGCCAACAGGTAGAAATTACTAGCCAAAATCATGGGTTTGCGGTTAGTGCTGATACCTTAAATCCAGAGGTAGAAATTACCCACTTGAATTTAAACGATCGCACGGTAGCGGGATTGCGCCATAAATCGTTACCTTTCTTTTCGGTGCAGTATCATCCAGAAGCCAGTCCCGGTCCCCACGACGCTGACTATTTATTCGAGCAGTTTGTAAAATTAATGAAAGAGAAACGCGCTAGGAGCGGCGATCGGTAG
- a CDS encoding STAS domain-containing protein produces MTVSLRGTREVKDNYQIFRLTGLLDAFSEPTFRKVLSTYIDEGPKNVILVLSQIDFIDSSGLGALVQLVKQAKTGGGSLQIVTNPRVTQTVKLVRLENFLSLQPSVEAAIANVTK; encoded by the coding sequence TTGACCGTCAGTTTGAGAGGAACTCGTGAAGTCAAGGACAACTACCAAATCTTTCGTCTGACTGGTTTGTTAGATGCTTTTTCCGAACCGACTTTTCGGAAAGTCCTCAGCACTTATATCGATGAAGGTCCCAAGAATGTTATCTTAGTCCTCTCGCAAATCGACTTCATCGACAGTTCTGGTTTGGGCGCTCTCGTTCAGCTCGTCAAGCAAGCAAAAACGGGAGGAGGCAGCCTGCAAATCGTTACCAATCCCCGCGTTACCCAGACGGTGAAACTCGTTCGTCTCGAAAATTTTCTCTCTCTTCAACCTTCGGTAGAGGCAGCGATCGCTAATGTCACAAAATAG
- a CDS encoding ribonuclease III domain-containing protein, translating to MACTDVDRAYLIGQLSPASLAYIGDAVYELYVRTRYLLPPKRLSDYHDRVVAQVRAESQAACLRVLESYLTDEEREILRRGRNAATGKPRRLSPELHQQATSLETLIGYLYLQNPQRLNELLEHLNLE from the coding sequence ATTGCCTGTACCGATGTCGATCGCGCGTATCTAATCGGTCAATTGTCGCCAGCATCGCTAGCTTACATTGGGGATGCAGTCTACGAATTGTACGTGCGAACTCGCTATCTGCTGCCTCCAAAACGGTTATCCGATTACCACGATCGTGTGGTTGCTCAAGTTCGAGCAGAAAGCCAAGCAGCTTGTTTGCGCGTGCTAGAATCTTATCTCACTGACGAGGAACGGGAAATATTAAGGCGCGGGCGTAATGCTGCGACGGGAAAACCTCGCCGTTTATCGCCCGAACTCCATCAACAAGCAACGAGTTTAGAAACTTTGATTGGATATCTTTATCTTCAGAATCCCCAACGTTTAAATGAATTATTAGAACACCTTAATTTAGAGTAG
- the rlmB gene encoding 23S rRNA (guanosine(2251)-2'-O)-methyltransferase RlmB — translation MAQKKRQSRETDPKKRRIIPAKGRTDNFPASRKHLPTPQVVEEEASDLVYGRHPVIAALESDRQLNRIWIVPKLRYDSRFLSLLQDAKAKGTVIDEVDSYRLDRITHGANHQGIAAQIAPHAYIELADLIERAKATTPESVIVIADGITDPHNLGAIIRTAEAFGAQGLIIPQRRAAGITSTVMKVAAGALEHFPVARVVNLTRALEELKQSGFWIYGTAAGSGKPLHSIKWHGAIGLVIGSEGEGLSLLTQRSCDELVTIPLAGKTPSLNASVSAAIALYEIYRQRWSDKVYLSKPESVSSDTSQNRDEEV, via the coding sequence ATGGCTCAAAAGAAACGCCAATCGCGGGAGACTGACCCAAAAAAACGTCGAATCATTCCCGCTAAAGGTCGCACGGACAATTTTCCAGCCAGTCGCAAGCACCTGCCAACCCCTCAAGTCGTCGAAGAAGAGGCTAGCGATCTCGTCTACGGTCGCCATCCCGTCATAGCAGCTTTAGAGAGCGATCGCCAGCTCAATCGTATTTGGATTGTTCCCAAATTGCGTTATGATTCTCGTTTTCTCTCGCTTCTTCAAGATGCCAAAGCCAAGGGAACCGTTATTGATGAAGTTGACTCTTACCGCCTCGATCGAATTACCCATGGAGCCAATCATCAGGGCATAGCGGCTCAAATCGCTCCCCATGCCTATATCGAACTAGCCGATTTAATCGAACGAGCCAAAGCCACTACTCCAGAATCCGTCATCGTTATTGCCGACGGAATTACCGATCCCCACAACTTGGGAGCAATTATTCGCACGGCAGAAGCCTTCGGAGCGCAGGGACTCATCATTCCCCAACGACGAGCGGCGGGGATCACTTCTACAGTCATGAAAGTAGCGGCTGGTGCTCTGGAACACTTCCCCGTCGCCAGAGTGGTTAATCTGACTCGTGCCCTGGAAGAGTTAAAACAGTCAGGGTTTTGGATCTATGGCACTGCGGCGGGATCTGGTAAACCACTGCACAGTATTAAATGGCACGGGGCTATAGGATTAGTTATCGGATCGGAAGGAGAAGGATTGAGTTTGCTGACGCAACGCTCCTGCGACGAGCTAGTCACGATTCCTTTAGCGGGGAAAACGCCTAGTTTGAATGCTTCTGTATCAGCCGCGATCGCTCTTTACGAGATTTATCGCCAGCGCTGGTCAGATAAAGTTTATTTATCAAAGCCCGAATCTGTTTCTTCAGATACTTCCCAAAATAGAGACGAGGAAGTATAA
- a CDS encoding DUF1816 domain-containing protein yields MKELLLWILNLLGLAYWIEIVTDYPKCTYYFGPFMSYEEARMAQGGYIEDLQQERAQGIAVIIKRTKPVTLTIFDEQEDMKLSKRVMSFGSSVS; encoded by the coding sequence ATGAAAGAACTTTTGCTTTGGATACTAAATCTTTTGGGGTTAGCCTACTGGATAGAAATCGTCACCGATTACCCCAAATGTACCTACTATTTCGGTCCCTTTATGAGTTACGAAGAGGCTCGCATGGCTCAAGGGGGATATATCGAAGACTTGCAACAAGAAAGAGCGCAGGGAATAGCAGTCATTATCAAGCGAACCAAGCCAGTCACTCTGACAATTTTTGATGAACAAGAAGACATGAAGCTGTCAAAGAGAGTGATGAGCTTTGGTAGCTCGGTTTCTTAA
- a CDS encoding inositol monophosphatase family protein, whose amino-acid sequence MQDFWTQVLEFAQTTAKNIGNQLIVDFGKLQPTRKEDGTLVTQADKWADKEIRDAIATVFPDHGVLTEETEHVFPANDWCWIVDPIDGTTNFTRGIPIWGISLGLLYRGTPVFGFVHLPQLNQSFYGYWYGESGLTGPTGAYMNGEPIHTSPDNPSKNHLFSICARSTDVLKRPFPCKIRTIGVASYNLLLVASGAALGGVEATPKIWDIAAAWVIVQAAGGVFVSLAAQPIFPLKVGHNYGDRSFPCLAVSRAELVAVFKPLVEFLGKKA is encoded by the coding sequence ATGCAAGATTTTTGGACGCAGGTTTTAGAGTTTGCCCAAACCACGGCGAAAAATATCGGCAATCAGTTAATTGTCGATTTCGGCAAATTGCAGCCAACTCGCAAGGAAGACGGGACGTTGGTGACGCAGGCAGATAAATGGGCAGATAAAGAGATTCGAGACGCGATCGCAACTGTATTCCCCGACCATGGCGTTCTCACCGAAGAAACCGAACATGTTTTTCCGGCTAACGATTGGTGCTGGATCGTCGATCCCATCGACGGCACGACCAACTTTACGCGAGGAATTCCGATTTGGGGCATTTCTCTGGGATTGCTTTATCGAGGAACGCCTGTTTTTGGTTTTGTCCACCTGCCGCAGCTAAATCAGTCTTTCTATGGCTATTGGTATGGAGAGTCGGGACTAACTGGTCCGACTGGGGCGTATATGAATGGCGAACCGATTCACACTAGCCCCGACAATCCCAGTAAAAATCATCTTTTTAGCATCTGCGCTCGCAGTACCGACGTTCTTAAGCGCCCGTTTCCCTGCAAAATTCGCACCATCGGAGTAGCAAGTTATAATTTACTTCTCGTGGCATCTGGAGCTGCCCTTGGCGGAGTCGAAGCAACGCCTAAAATTTGGGATATTGCCGCTGCGTGGGTCATAGTACAGGCAGCAGGCGGCGTGTTTGTCTCGCTAGCTGCACAACCGATATTTCCTCTCAAAGTGGGTCACAATTATGGCGATCGCTCTTTTCCCTGTTTGGCAGTCAGTCGGGCTGAATTGGTAGCCGTTTTCAAACCATTAGTTGAATTTCTAGGCAAAAAAGCTTAG
- a CDS encoding cyclopropane-fatty-acyl-phospholipid synthase family protein, with protein sequence MVSLAITEYAQKRDSEAQAQNPAPTTTPQERPRDVPYVPTSQPVVEAMLELAQVNKNDVVYDLGSGDGRIPITAAQKYGARGVGVDIDPERIQESNANAQKAGVTDRVRFIQQDLFKTDLRQATVVTLYLLPEVNLKLRPKLLQELRPGTRIVSHSFDMGNWKPQRTMQVGGTTIYLWVVPKQ encoded by the coding sequence ATTGTCAGCTTAGCAATTACTGAATACGCGCAAAAGCGCGATTCAGAAGCACAGGCACAAAACCCTGCCCCGACAACAACCCCCCAAGAACGCCCAAGAGACGTACCTTATGTCCCAACCTCGCAGCCAGTCGTGGAGGCAATGCTGGAACTCGCCCAAGTCAATAAAAATGATGTGGTTTATGACCTTGGCAGCGGAGATGGACGAATTCCGATTACTGCCGCGCAAAAATATGGCGCGCGCGGTGTCGGTGTAGACATCGATCCAGAACGCATTCAAGAGTCTAACGCCAACGCTCAAAAGGCAGGAGTAACAGATCGAGTGCGATTTATCCAGCAAGACCTATTTAAAACCGACCTGCGCCAAGCAACGGTAGTCACGCTTTACCTGCTACCGGAAGTCAACTTAAAACTTCGTCCTAAGCTGTTGCAGGAACTCAGACCAGGCACTCGGATCGTGTCTCACTCCTTCGACATGGGCAACTGGAAACCCCAGCGTACCATGCAGGTAGGTGGTACTACCATTTATTTATGGGTTGTTCCAAAGCAATAA
- the hisF gene encoding imidazole glycerol phosphate synthase subunit HisF, producing the protein MLAKRILPCLDVKAGRVVKGVNFVDLKDAGDPVELAKIYNDAGADELVFLDITATHEDRDIIIDVVYRTAEQVFIPLTVGGGIQSLEMIKNLLRAGADKVSINSAALRNPDLIDEASDRFGKQCIVIAIDARRRNDPSNPGWDVYVRGGRENTGIDAIAWAKEAQKRGAGELLVTSMDADGTQAGYDLALTRTIAERVEIPVIASGGAGNCQHIYEALTEGGAEAALLASLLHYGQLTIPQVKTYLQERQVLTRAL; encoded by the coding sequence ATGCTTGCCAAGAGAATTTTGCCTTGTTTGGATGTAAAAGCGGGTCGCGTCGTCAAAGGCGTGAATTTTGTCGATCTCAAAGACGCTGGCGACCCAGTAGAACTTGCTAAAATCTACAACGATGCAGGTGCAGACGAACTGGTCTTCCTCGATATTACAGCAACCCACGAAGATCGCGACATCATTATCGATGTCGTTTACCGGACGGCGGAACAAGTTTTTATTCCTCTAACCGTTGGCGGAGGCATCCAATCCTTAGAAATGATTAAAAATTTGTTAAGAGCGGGGGCAGATAAAGTTAGCATTAATTCGGCAGCATTACGCAACCCAGATTTGATCGACGAAGCTAGCGATCGCTTTGGCAAACAGTGTATTGTAATTGCGATCGATGCTAGACGGCGCAACGATCCTAGCAATCCGGGCTGGGATGTTTACGTGCGCGGCGGCCGGGAAAATACGGGGATCGATGCGATCGCCTGGGCAAAAGAAGCCCAAAAACGAGGCGCGGGAGAGTTGCTAGTTACTAGCATGGATGCCGACGGAACCCAGGCAGGATATGACTTAGCGTTAACTCGCACCATTGCCGAACGAGTAGAAATTCCCGTCATTGCTTCTGGAGGGGCTGGCAACTGCCAACACATCTATGAAGCCCTCACCGAAGGAGGGGCAGAAGCAGCGCTATTGGCTTCCCTGCTGCATTACGGACAATTAACTATCCCCCAAGTAAAAACCTACCTGCAAGAACGCCAAGTCCTAACGCGGGCACTGTAA
- a CDS encoding folylpolyglutamate synthase/dihydrofolate synthase family protein: MTTDSLLKPFQRFGVHLGLERIERLLAALGNPHRSVPLIHVAGTNGKGSVCAYLSTVLAEAGYKVGRYISPHLVDWTERICINDQPISSRDLEEIIQQVRVAIAPNEESPTQFEVITAAAWLYFARSRVDIAVIEVGLGGRLDATNVCDRPLVSVITSISREHWQVLGPTLADIAGEKAGILKPNRPAVIGNLPGEAKAVICARIQQLNCPAVWVEPAEKLKEDWAKYGEIEYPLPLLGDIQLMNSAIAIASLQILQQQGWQIPLEAIQTGMAKTRWLGRMQWTTWNHYPLLIDGAHNPAAAKALRQYVDTLKKTVVWVMGILSTKEHDEIFKALLRSGEHLYLVPVPDHSTADPKDLATLAAKICPGLASIQTFLDLFLALETAIHTHPNRLVILCGSLYLVGHFLQHQRNTYTDN, from the coding sequence GTGACCACCGACTCTCTCCTCAAACCCTTTCAACGCTTTGGCGTTCATCTCGGATTAGAACGCATAGAACGCCTCTTAGCAGCTTTAGGTAATCCCCATCGCAGCGTTCCTCTAATTCACGTAGCGGGAACCAATGGCAAAGGTTCTGTTTGCGCCTATCTTTCTACAGTACTTGCAGAAGCGGGTTACAAAGTCGGACGCTATATTTCTCCCCATTTAGTCGATTGGACGGAACGCATTTGCATTAACGACCAGCCTATTTCTTCCCGCGATCTAGAAGAAATTATTCAACAAGTTCGGGTTGCGATCGCGCCAAATGAAGAAAGTCCGACTCAATTTGAAGTCATTACGGCTGCGGCTTGGTTATATTTTGCCCGATCGCGGGTAGATATTGCCGTTATAGAAGTGGGATTGGGCGGACGATTGGATGCAACAAATGTTTGCGATCGCCCTCTGGTTAGCGTCATCACTTCTATCAGTCGCGAACACTGGCAAGTTCTCGGTCCAACCCTTGCAGATATCGCAGGCGAAAAGGCAGGCATCCTCAAACCCAATCGTCCCGCCGTCATTGGTAACCTTCCAGGCGAAGCAAAAGCAGTTATTTGTGCACGAATCCAACAGTTAAATTGTCCCGCCGTTTGGGTAGAACCAGCGGAAAAACTCAAAGAAGATTGGGCCAAATATGGAGAGATTGAATATCCTTTGCCTTTATTGGGAGACATTCAATTAATGAATTCTGCCATCGCGATCGCGTCTTTGCAAATTCTCCAGCAACAAGGTTGGCAGATTCCCTTAGAAGCAATTCAAACTGGAATGGCAAAAACTCGCTGGTTGGGACGCATGCAATGGACGACCTGGAATCATTATCCCCTCCTGATCGATGGGGCACATAACCCCGCCGCCGCCAAAGCTTTGCGTCAATATGTCGATACCCTAAAAAAAACTGTCGTTTGGGTGATGGGCATTCTCTCTACTAAAGAACACGACGAGATTTTTAAAGCCTTGCTGCGATCGGGCGAACATTTATATCTCGTCCCCGTTCCCGACCATAGTACCGCCGATCCAAAAGATCTGGCAACGCTAGCAGCAAAAATTTGTCCGGGATTAGCAAGCATTCAAACCTTTCTCGATCTTTTTCTCGCTTTAGAGACTGCTATTCACACTCATCCCAATCGCTTGGTTATTTTATGCGGTTCTTTATATCTAGTGGGACATTTTTTGCAACATCAGAGGAACACTTACACTGATAACTGA
- a CDS encoding carotenoid oxygenase family protein, whose product MLSSDRKAWSKAIEKPAQEFPLTPLPVLYGKIPQGLRGSFYRNGPGRLERGGMRVGHWFDGDGAVLAIHFTDAGASGVYRYVQTKGYQKETAANKFLFPNYGMKAPGAFWTQWGKEFKNCANTSVMALPNKLLALWEGGNPYALNLQTLETIGTDNLSSLNKSDPFSAHPKIDPQTGAIYNFGVVAELNATLNLYQSNSTGKIVKKTATQLEGVPLIHDFVMAGQYLIFFVSPVRINFLPPALGLSSFSDAMQWKPELGTQVLVFDRNTLSLVSRGEADPWFQWHFGNGYTDTDGSLVIVVARYRDFQTNQNLKEVATGKIETPAKATLWQISLNPQTGKVISTEEVLDKECEFPTVAPHQVGQPWRYSYLSTHRDGANSAEELFGAIARFDRKTSNLSIADPGENCYPSEPIFVPNGPNSEEGWVLTVVYDGNSDTSEVRIYRCDRLEDEPICCLGLPSVVPHGFHGTWKPA is encoded by the coding sequence ATGCTAAGTAGCGATCGCAAAGCTTGGTCAAAAGCTATTGAAAAACCCGCCCAAGAATTTCCTCTGACTCCTCTACCCGTCCTCTATGGCAAAATTCCCCAAGGGCTGCGGGGAAGTTTCTATCGCAACGGGCCCGGACGCTTAGAACGAGGTGGAATGCGAGTGGGACATTGGTTTGATGGAGATGGGGCAGTTTTAGCCATCCATTTTACAGACGCAGGCGCAAGCGGAGTCTATCGCTACGTCCAGACGAAAGGCTATCAAAAAGAAACCGCCGCCAATAAATTTCTGTTTCCCAATTATGGCATGAAGGCTCCAGGAGCATTTTGGACTCAATGGGGAAAAGAGTTCAAGAATTGTGCCAATACTTCTGTTATGGCATTACCAAATAAATTATTGGCTCTTTGGGAAGGGGGCAATCCTTACGCCCTAAATTTGCAAACGCTTGAAACTATCGGCACCGACAATTTATCGAGTTTAAATAAGAGCGATCCTTTTTCTGCCCATCCTAAAATCGATCCCCAGACGGGTGCCATCTATAACTTTGGGGTGGTTGCTGAGTTAAACGCTACGCTGAACTTGTACCAGAGCAACTCCACAGGCAAAATCGTCAAAAAAACTGCAACCCAATTAGAAGGCGTGCCTTTAATTCATGATTTTGTTATGGCAGGGCAATATTTAATCTTTTTTGTGTCGCCAGTGCGAATTAATTTCCTGCCTCCTGCATTGGGGTTGAGTAGTTTCAGCGATGCGATGCAGTGGAAACCGGAATTGGGTACGCAAGTTCTCGTATTCGATCGCAATACGCTTTCTCTTGTCAGTCGTGGCGAAGCCGATCCTTGGTTTCAGTGGCATTTCGGAAATGGGTATACAGATACTGATGGGTCCCTTGTCATTGTAGTTGCCCGCTATCGAGATTTTCAGACCAATCAGAATTTAAAAGAAGTCGCCACGGGGAAGATAGAAACTCCAGCCAAGGCAACGCTATGGCAAATTAGCCTCAATCCCCAGACGGGGAAAGTTATCTCCACTGAAGAAGTTCTGGACAAGGAATGCGAATTTCCTACCGTTGCGCCCCATCAAGTCGGACAGCCATGGCGCTATAGTTATTTATCAACCCATCGAGACGGGGCGAATAGTGCTGAAGAACTCTTCGGCGCGATCGCTCGTTTCGATCGTAAAACCAGCAATTTGTCAATAGCAGACCCAGGAGAAAATTGCTATCCCAGCGAACCAATTTTTGTCCCCAATGGGCCAAATTCGGAAGAGGGCTGGGTATTGACGGTAGTTTACGATGGCAATAGCGATACTAGCGAAGTGAGAATTTACAGGTGCGATCGCTTAGAAGATGAACCCATCTGTTGTTTGGGATTGCCAAGCGTCGTTCCTCACGGCTTCCACGGAACTTGGAAACCTGCTTGA